The nucleotide sequence CCTTCGAGGTGCGTACCCTCTCGGCGCTCACCGGGGTGCGGGTTACTCCGCGAGACCTCGGCCCCATCGAGGCGAACACGATCGACGTGCGCCATGTCCGGTACATGCGAGCACGGCCGAACTACACCACGATGTACCGCTACCGAATCGTGCCTGATGTGTTGGAGCGCTTCGACGCTCTCTCCCTTCCAGCCAACGAGAGCCACCGGTTCTGGCTGACGGTGCAGGTTCCGGAGGATGCGAAGCCCGGCATCTACGAGGGGAGTATCGAGTTCACCGCAGAGGCGGTCCCGGGGCAGCCGAACAAGGTCACAGTACCGGTGACACTGCGGGTTCTCGACATCAAGCTTCAGGAAGACCCCTCCAAGATCCACGGCATCTACTACTACGACCCGCTGGACCAGTGGGCCAGGGCGACAGACGAGGTGTCGAAGGACTACTTCTGGCACAAGTCCGAGTTGGAGCACGCCGACATGGTGGCCCACGGCACCCGCAATGTAGTGATGAGCGCCTCGTGCGGCGCGGCGGACGCCGAGGGCAAGTTCACGGCCAACTGGACGGCGCTCTCGGCCAAGATCGAGATGGCCCGCAAGTTCAACTTCACGCCGCCCTTCGTGGTGGGCATCAGCACCGGTGCCGTATACAACAAGTACACGAAGGAGAGCTTCGGCGGGCACCTGCGCGGGCTCAAGATGCCGCCGCCGGAGTTCTTCACCGAGATGCGCAACATGACGGCCTTCGTCGAGTCGGAGCGCAAGAAGAACGGCTGGCCGGAGTTCCTGTACTACCCGATCGACGAGCCCGGCCAGTCGCCCGAGGCCGTCAAGTTCATGACGGAGCTGCTGAAGGCCGTTCAGTCGGCGGGCGTCCGGACCTATGTGACGGCAGACCCGACGGCCGAGGCCTTCCAGCCGATGAAGCCCTATGTTGACGTCTGGTGCACCCAGCCCTTCGCGCCGGACCGTGAGACCTTGCTGAAGGACACCGCTGCCCGCAAGGTGGAGTACTGGTGCTACCCCAACCACGTGAACGGTGAGAATGACCACACACCGGTTGCCGGAGCGCGCATGACCTACGGGTTTGGGTTCTGGCGCTCGGGCTTCAGAACGCTCATCCCGTGGATCTACCAGTCGAGCACCGGCGACCCCTTCAACTATCTGGACGGCTCAACCATGGACTTCTTCAACCGCAGCGAGCCGAACGGGACGCCGATCCCTGTGGCGATGTGGGAGGCCTACCGCGAGGGCTATGACGACTACCGGTACGTGTATACTCTGCAGACACTGATCGACAAGGCGCGGGCTCAGGGCAAGCAGGCCGAGGCTGATGCCGCGGAGAAAGAACTGCGCTCCGTGTGGGATGCCCTACGGGTGCAGGAGAAGTACAAGTACGATGACCTGTGGGCGCCGGAGGAGTTCGACGTGTACCGGTGGATGGTAGCGCGGGCGATCCTGAAGCTACACGACGCCGGTGTCCGGGAGTAGCGACCCGCAGCCTGATCTCAGAGAAGGACCCTTGCCACGCTGTCAGAGGAGGCAGTCATGTCCATCGTCAAGGTTGAGCAGTTGGCAGACCTCACGGCCGAGCGCCGCGAGGCGATCATGAGCCGGTCCATGGAGGACATCGGCGACATCTACGAGGGCGTCCGCACGATCTGCGACGACATCAGAAAGCGTGGCGACACGGTCGCTTTGGAGCACTACCGGAAGCTGAAGGACGACATCAGCCCTGCCGACCTGAAGGTGACGCCGGAGGAGACCGCTGCAGCCTACAAGGTGGTGGGCGAGGAGGTGGTGGCGCAGCTCAAGTTCGTGGCGGCCAACATCGAGAAGTTCCACCGGGCGCAGTTGGAGCGGGACATGTGGTCGGTGGAGATCGCACCGGGGATCCTGGCCGGTCGCGTCAGCCGGCCAATGGATAGCGCGGGCTGCTACATCCCGGGCCGTCAGGCCAGCTACCCCTCCAGCGTGTTGATGACCATCACACCCGCGAAGGTGGCCGGGGTCGAGCATATCGTCGCGTGCACACCACCCGACACGGGTATGGTGGCCAACGCGACTTCCCTTGTCGCCGCGGACATCGCCGGGTGCGACGAGGTCTTCAAGATCGGCGGCCCCTGGGCTGTCGCAAGCATGGCCTACGGGACCGCGACGGTGCCGCGGGTCAACAAGATCGTAGGACCGGGGAACAAGTACGTGACGGCGGCCAAGATGGCCGTCTTCGGGCAGGTGGCAATTGACTCGCCTGCGGGCCCGAGCGAGATCCTGATCCTTGCTGACGACAGCGCCAACCCGGCCTGGGTAGCGATGGACTTCTTCTCGCAGGTGGAGCACGACCAGGACGCCGCTGCGGTGCTGGTCACGCCCTGCGCAGAGCTGGCAGAGGCTGTTTCCCGCGAGATCGACCAGAGGTTCCCGACGATTCCGCGCCGCGAGATTCTTGCCCCGGCGCTGGAGAACAACTCGGCGATTCTGGTGACGAGCACCTTGGACGAGGCGATTGCCTTCACCAACGACTATGCGGCGGAGCACCTGGAGGTCGTGACCCGCGATCCGATGCTGGTGCTTCCGCGGATCAAGCACGCCGGGTCGATCTTCCTGGGGCCGTATGCGCCGGTGCCCGTGGGTGACTACGCTTCGGGAACGAACCACGTCCTGCCCACGGGACAGTGCGCCAAGATGTTCAGCGGTCTGTCCACCGACGACTTCATCAAGAAGCCGACCTTCCAGCTCCTGTCGAAGCAGGGCCTGGAGTACCTGTCCCATGCGGTGCTGACGCTGTCTGAAGCCGAGGGGCTGCCGATGCACGGCGAGACGGTGAAGGTGCGCCTGCAGTAGTTGAAGCTCCGCGCAGAACCCTTACGGGGGCAGGGCCGAAGAGGTCTTGCCCCCGTTCTGTTTGCGGAGGAGGAGAGGCAGACGGCGAAGGCTAACGCAGGTCGCCAATGAGGCGGAAGGATAGGACCTCGACCGCCAGACGCAGGTTGGCGTTGCCGCGCAACTGACGGCGCGAGTGCTCGATGTCCTCACAGGCGCGGCGACACTTGGAGGCCTGCCGACCCTCAGCGAGGGCAGCGAGTTGGTCGAGTCGGTCGGCGTTGACGACCAGGCGCTGCTCTCCGCCGGCGGTGAGAAGGGCCAGATCGCGGAACCACGAGAGCAGGATGTCGAGGATCTCGTTCGTCTTGGTGCGAAGGATGCGGTCCCGGCTGGCCTTGAGGGCCTTCTCGGCGAAGTCGTCGCTCTCGGTGGCAAGCCACCAGTCCTCGGCAGCTTCGAGGAGCTTCTCGGTGACTGCCATGCCCTCGAACCAGTCGCGTCCGGCCAGCGAGGCGGCCAGGTCGAGGAGCTTGCCCCGGAGCTCAAGCACCTGCGGGTGCTCCAGAAGGCGCAGGGCCCAGCCGATTCGTCCGCCCGAGAGGGCGACCACCGACCGCAGCACTACTGGATCGGTCTCCGGGCACAGCGTGCGGATTCCCTCTTCTGCCTGACTCAGCGGCGCTGGACGGAAAGTCAGCGACTGACACCGCGAGATGATGGTGGGCAGCAGTCTGGACAGGTTCTGCGTAGTCAGGACGAGGGTGGTGTCGCCCGGCGGCTCCTCGAGGGTTTTGAGCAGGCGGTTGGCCGAGGCCGGGTTCATGGACTCCGCCGAGCACACGATGAAGATCTTGCGTCGCGCCTGAGAGGCCTTGAGGTTCGCCTGGCTGATGAGGTCGCCGATCTGCTCGGTGGTGATCATGGCGCCCTCGATCACCATGTCCTTGGCTTCCTCGTCGCCGGCGGCCTGCACCTTCGCCTGCGGACGCACCAGGTGCACATCGGGATGGCTGTCGCGGTCGATGCGCCGACAGGAGTCGCACTGATCGCAGGCACTGGCGGGGTCGCCCTCGGCTTCGTCACCAAAGAGTGATGGACCATGCCCGGTGCAGTTGACGGCCTTGGCGAACTCGTGGGCGACGCGGGACTTGCCCACGTTCGGCGGCCCGACAAACAGGTATGCCGGGGCGATGCGCTCGGAGAGAATCGCGCGTTTGAGAACGGCAATCGGCCGCTCGTGGCCGATGATCTGTGCGAAAGACATGATGGGTTCTTCCACTCAAAGTCAGTGACAACCTGCCCGGCAGGTCCCTCCCAGGTCGTGGGGGAAGGGATACCGACTACTTGTTCTGGCCCTCCGGATTCCTGAAGGTGGGGCCCTTGGAGGCAGACGATGGTCGCTACTGGGGTACTGGTTGTACTCGGGTTGGCATGCCAGGCTTTCGCGGCAGAGACTCCTGCCGGGCATCTACCCTGTGAGCCGCTGGGCGAGCCGGTCAAGATCGGCGCCCTGGGCGTGAGTCTGGTGACGCCGCATCCTGCAGGCTACCACATCTCCTGGTTCGGTTACGAGTCGTCGGACAGGATGGGCGTGTTGAGCGTCCGCACGGACAACGGCGAGACAGCCTGGTACGACCTGCTGGGCTACGGCAAGTCACATGTCCTGATGACCCTGGGTGCTGACGGCGCCCTGTACCTCTACGCGGGGAATCCAGCCCACTTCCTGCGCCTCGACGTGGCCGGCGGCAAGCTGACCGATCTGGGCGTCCCGGCCTCTCCGGCTTCGTACTGGATGGGCACCAGCCTCGCCCAGGGCTCGGATGGCACGGTCTACGTCGGCTCCTACCCGCGCACCTACCTCGTGGCCTGCGACACTCGGACAGGCAAGGTGCGCAACCTCGGCCGGATCTCCGACGACGAGAAGGAGCGCTACATCATCAGCGCAGCCGTCAGCGCCGACAACCAGGTGTACTGCGGCATCGGCCTCCACCATCGCGAGTTGTGGTGGGTCGATCCCGCCACCGGCGCCAAGAAGCAGCTTCTGCCCACGGAGATGACCGAAGCGCAGGGGAGTCCACAGGTCTGGACGGCTGCTGACGGCCAGGTCTATGGCGCCTCGGGGAACACCAAGTTCCGGGTTACTCCCCAGGGCATCGAGGTCTTGACGGAGACGCCCGGACGTGCGGCGACCGAGACCCGTCTCGCAGGCGACTTCACCGTCCTTGGCCTCGATGACGACGGCCGCCTGGTGATGAAGAACGCAGCTAGCGGCGAGGTCCGGACCGTGCAGACCAACCACAAGCCCCGGCTCATCGGCATCTACAGCGTGGGCTGCGAACGCAAGGGTGTGCTCTATGGCGGCGCGGTGTTCCCGGGCCTGGTGTACTCCTGCGACATGGCGACGGGCAAGCTGAGCAACCTCGGCGAGCTGTGCCCCGGTGCGATCCAGATCTACGATACGATCAGCCTGCCTGAGGGCCTGTTCATGGCCAGCTACATGGGCTGCAAGCTCGATGTGTATGACCCAGACCAGCCGATCGAGGCCGGCAAGAATCCGCGGCACATCACCGGCAGCATCGCCGGCCAGGAGCGGCCGGTCCAGTGGGAACTCGGTCCCGACGGCAACCTGTACTTCGGCACGACCCCGGCCAAGGGCAGACTCGGCGGTGCGCTGGTGCGGCTGAACCCGAAGGACCTGACGCTGAAGACGTGGCCGGACCTCGCCCCCAACCTCAGCCCGACCTACCTGACCGCCGTGCCGGAGACCGGTGAGCTTTTCTGCTGCACCAGCGTCGGCGGTGGGAGCAGCGCGATCCCCGTGGAGACCAAGGCCTGCGTGTTTCTGTGGAACCCGGCGACGGAATCCATCGTGTGGAAGGGCGAGGCACTGCCCGGCGAGCGTGTCTACGGGAGGGCAATCCGCGCGAACAACGGCCTTCTCTACGGTCTCGGCAGCGGGAAGTACTACGTGTTCGACCCAGTGAAGCGGCAGGTAGTCACTACCGGCGACCTGCCTGTGCAGCGCCGACGATTCCCCGAGCTGAGCGACTACCCGGTTGGCCCGAAGGGCCTCATCTACGGGATCGGCGATGATGCGCTGTTCGCCCTCGATCCGACGGACAACACGGTGCGCGTCGTCGGTCACCACCCGGCGCTTGAGAAGGCGCAGGGGTTCCTGGTTACGCAGGACGGGACTTTGTACTTCGGGGCCGGTCCGACGCTGTGGCGCTGCCGGATTCCACAGTCCTGATCGAGCGATCCTTGCCAGAGTGAAGTGACGAAGACAGCCCGGGGCGCTCAGCACGCACCCGGGCTGTTTGCTGTCTGCTCTCGGGATGAGGAAAGCCTTCCGGCAGCGCGACAGAGAGTGCCGTCGCCCTACTGCGCGAACTCCAGCGAATACAGGTCGGCGTCGCGAAGCTGTACCCGCAGCCGGACGGTCTTGCCCGCCAGAGAGCTCACGTCGGTCTTGCCCTGCCAACTCACGAAGCGATCCAGCTCGTTGCCATACAGCACATCGTTGTCGGAGAAGCTGAAGCCCGGGTAGGGTGTCCCCTGCTCATCACAAAGCTCGCAGCGCAGGTAGCCCATGGCCGAGGTCTCGTAGTTGAGGCTCAGCGACTTGCCGGTGAAGTTGAAGGGGCGTGTGAGCATCTCGCCGCCCTCTCCCCCACCGTGGACCGACACGAAGCCGTCGAGGCGCACTGTGCCCCGTCGTAGGTAGGCGGACGGATAGCG is from Armatimonadia bacterium and encodes:
- the hisD gene encoding histidinol dehydrogenase, with translation MSIVKVEQLADLTAERREAIMSRSMEDIGDIYEGVRTICDDIRKRGDTVALEHYRKLKDDISPADLKVTPEETAAAYKVVGEEVVAQLKFVAANIEKFHRAQLERDMWSVEIAPGILAGRVSRPMDSAGCYIPGRQASYPSSVLMTITPAKVAGVEHIVACTPPDTGMVANATSLVAADIAGCDEVFKIGGPWAVASMAYGTATVPRVNKIVGPGNKYVTAAKMAVFGQVAIDSPAGPSEILILADDSANPAWVAMDFFSQVEHDQDAAAVLVTPCAELAEAVSREIDQRFPTIPRREILAPALENNSAILVTSTLDEAIAFTNDYAAEHLEVVTRDPMLVLPRIKHAGSIFLGPYAPVPVGDYASGTNHVLPTGQCAKMFSGLSTDDFIKKPTFQLLSKQGLEYLSHAVLTLSEAEGLPMHGETVKVRLQ
- a CDS encoding DNA polymerase III subunit delta' C-terminal domain-containing protein, yielding MSFAQIIGHERPIAVLKRAILSERIAPAYLFVGPPNVGKSRVAHEFAKAVNCTGHGPSLFGDEAEGDPASACDQCDSCRRIDRDSHPDVHLVRPQAKVQAAGDEEAKDMVIEGAMITTEQIGDLISQANLKASQARRKIFIVCSAESMNPASANRLLKTLEEPPGDTTLVLTTQNLSRLLPTIISRCQSLTFRPAPLSQAEEGIRTLCPETDPVVLRSVVALSGGRIGWALRLLEHPQVLELRGKLLDLAASLAGRDWFEGMAVTEKLLEAAEDWWLATESDDFAEKALKASRDRILRTKTNEILDILLSWFRDLALLTAGGEQRLVVNADRLDQLAALAEGRQASKCRRACEDIEHSRRQLRGNANLRLAVEVLSFRLIGDLR